A single window of Acidimicrobiales bacterium DNA harbors:
- a CDS encoding PKD domain-containing protein, which translates to MPLSLSSRLNRLTIALLATALVLVAPASRANAPQAVERATTHVASGWDLVKYIVPQPACNGGGFRSSPYFDELDCGWVDFNVAGTTADSDVEVGLFAEDGTEFERVTATWRTTAPTWRVIFRPESNWPAGTVTMRAFTDGEDEPGGEVKFHLNRLGATIQATPKSDGTPYQPGEDIPVTGTLFEQDSNAGQVTKTDVAGTFKLRVGETVLGPFTADKGGAGQISETIPGAATAGLTAGPETDFRRTIAVEVIDAAYTDPTTGEWGAARAGAGSVRLRTVPDALVLQNSFTSAVGWVKPGDAYPFRILVKNPTDESAAGITVTVPPVEGTTFTAVAPSTGSAVISGGTVTWSIPSLAAATGDASTTATLVVQARADTTEQDPQIVWKDLSTTATLATPGDDPATATSHGPKVIPPGGTYDTARYGDRPFPVVPVDYQDFQHSDDHTGERLDEVINSPDYPGSTFNLFQEMSYGQLHPNGTVPSASIATADWDPALYNGGYRFTELQPQGTCHGVTFSDSPGTLGRPRIDGGWYQLPGTRDYYGDDSVGSGLTPLSDIDDACGPTAKAVWDAAHIADPEIDYSDYDTDKDGVVDFFMMVFQGEGGNGVSQTSAPPYDNIWPHSSSLEFTYSDEATGLKGYISDDPLKDHEGRRLYYTDESRLATTTTATEWPVFVRVGPYNVNPESAIDFASVISHEYGHSLGLPDFYYNDGIPVADEHDAYGTWNLMASDYSQHMDVYGRQEMGWVVPRVLAPGETVVDNWAGSKIDTDRIDWVQPDGTPYTLSGPGVANGEAYVARLPGRTIVTQEHLDTAEEGNKKAWWSGSGNDYGCPPTGGHNFDIHLPELADLPADTPVKVTMKSGWDIEWDFDYGYVMTTTDGGRTFTSHPSDNGTTSTSNPHGNSCQGDYSNGITGSSGSYKAGTEEIDRGSATTAYPSMEFIDDSFTLSDVAGKDTVLRFSYTTDAGLARPGWFVDNVTVTAGDTVLYENDFDTTADDPAVYNGGCEDDFRVVIRCTPGWTTVAAGAASQADHAYYLEMRDRSGFDFDARGQADRGEITWLPGLSLAYTDEARGYGNAGYPDPPRQSVLDANPDPQNRAPDLDDAAFRFNDVKAYSDSGEGHVDNYPDDSRDDGNWRFDYDCLTFEILSMTGDDVGPSEPAGNLTGDVRLTNGEGCGSFDYGYGTAAANTAPTADAQARPTTIVEGDTVTLDASGSSDDNQASEELTYRWDVDGDGTYDVNGRETLHRYDVAGTYQATVEVRDAEGLTDTDSVTITVTPRGDGIPDCAECDGYWLGAADGGVFSFGDATFYGSMGGMALNQPIADMVATPDGEGYWLLGQDGGVFTFGNAGFFGSGAGEELAGGAVGITPTSTGEGYWIATAAGEVLAFGDAELLGSLEDVPLNAPITGLTATADDDGYWLVGQDGGVFTFGEAGFYGSAAGTPLARPVRDLAATTGDGGYWLTAEDGGVFAYGDAPYRGGMAGRPLNGPVVSLDGTPTDNGYWLAATDGGVFAIGDAGFRGSAAGLPLNAPVVAVTAP; encoded by the coding sequence ATGCCGCTGTCCCTGTCGTCCCGCCTGAACAGGCTGACGATCGCCCTGCTCGCCACCGCCCTGGTGCTGGTGGCCCCAGCATCCCGGGCCAACGCCCCCCAAGCGGTGGAACGGGCCACCACACACGTGGCCAGCGGGTGGGACCTCGTGAAGTACATCGTGCCCCAACCGGCCTGCAACGGCGGCGGCTTCCGTTCGTCGCCGTACTTCGACGAGCTCGACTGCGGGTGGGTCGATTTCAACGTGGCAGGCACCACCGCGGACTCCGACGTCGAGGTCGGCTTGTTCGCCGAGGACGGCACAGAGTTCGAGCGCGTCACCGCCACCTGGCGCACCACGGCGCCGACATGGCGGGTGATCTTCCGCCCCGAGAGCAACTGGCCTGCGGGCACCGTCACCATGCGGGCCTTCACCGACGGCGAGGACGAGCCCGGCGGCGAGGTCAAGTTCCACCTCAACCGCCTGGGCGCCACCATCCAGGCCACCCCCAAGAGCGACGGCACGCCGTACCAGCCAGGTGAGGACATCCCCGTCACCGGCACCCTCTTCGAGCAGGACTCCAATGCCGGCCAAGTGACCAAGACCGACGTGGCGGGCACCTTCAAGCTCCGCGTCGGCGAGACCGTGCTCGGCCCCTTCACCGCCGACAAGGGCGGTGCCGGGCAGATCAGCGAGACCATCCCGGGCGCAGCAACCGCGGGCCTCACCGCCGGGCCCGAGACCGACTTCCGCCGCACCATCGCCGTCGAGGTGATCGACGCCGCCTACACCGACCCCACCACCGGCGAGTGGGGAGCCGCCCGCGCCGGGGCAGGCTCCGTTCGCCTGCGCACCGTGCCCGACGCCCTCGTCCTGCAGAACAGCTTCACCTCGGCCGTGGGCTGGGTGAAGCCGGGCGACGCCTATCCCTTCCGCATCCTGGTCAAGAACCCCACCGACGAATCGGCCGCCGGCATCACGGTGACGGTGCCGCCGGTCGAGGGCACCACCTTCACGGCCGTGGCCCCGAGCACGGGCTCGGCCGTCATCAGCGGCGGCACCGTCACCTGGTCGATCCCGAGCCTGGCCGCGGCCACCGGTGACGCCAGCACCACGGCCACCCTCGTCGTGCAGGCCCGTGCCGACACCACCGAGCAAGACCCGCAGATCGTATGGAAGGACCTGTCCACCACCGCCACGCTGGCCACGCCCGGCGACGACCCGGCCACCGCCACCAGCCACGGCCCCAAGGTCATCCCGCCCGGCGGCACATACGACACCGCCCGGTACGGCGACCGCCCGTTCCCGGTGGTGCCCGTCGACTACCAGGACTTCCAGCACAGCGACGACCACACCGGCGAGCGCCTCGACGAGGTCATCAACTCGCCCGACTACCCGGGCTCGACCTTCAACCTGTTCCAGGAGATGTCGTACGGCCAGCTCCATCCGAACGGCACCGTCCCCTCGGCGTCCATCGCCACGGCGGACTGGGACCCGGCCCTCTACAACGGCGGCTACCGCTTCACCGAGCTCCAGCCCCAGGGCACCTGCCACGGCGTCACTTTCAGCGACTCGCCGGGCACGCTCGGGCGCCCCCGCATCGACGGCGGTTGGTACCAGCTGCCCGGCACCCGCGACTACTACGGCGACGACAGCGTGGGCAGCGGCCTCACACCGTTGAGCGACATCGACGACGCCTGCGGTCCCACAGCCAAGGCCGTGTGGGACGCCGCCCACATCGCCGACCCGGAGATCGACTACTCCGACTACGACACCGACAAGGACGGCGTCGTCGACTTCTTCATGATGGTGTTCCAAGGGGAGGGCGGCAACGGCGTCTCGCAGACCAGCGCGCCGCCCTACGACAACATCTGGCCCCACAGCTCCAGCCTCGAGTTCACCTACAGCGACGAGGCCACCGGCCTGAAGGGTTACATCTCCGACGACCCGCTCAAGGACCACGAGGGCAGGCGCCTCTACTACACCGACGAAAGCCGCCTGGCCACCACGACCACCGCCACCGAGTGGCCGGTGTTCGTGCGGGTCGGCCCCTACAACGTGAACCCCGAGTCGGCCATCGACTTCGCCAGCGTGATTTCGCACGAGTACGGCCACTCCCTCGGCCTGCCCGACTTCTATTACAACGACGGCATCCCCGTGGCCGACGAGCACGACGCGTACGGCACGTGGAACCTGATGGCCAGCGACTACTCGCAGCACATGGACGTCTACGGCCGCCAGGAGATGGGTTGGGTGGTGCCCCGCGTCCTCGCGCCCGGCGAGACGGTGGTCGACAACTGGGCCGGGTCGAAGATCGACACCGACCGCATCGACTGGGTGCAACCCGACGGCACCCCCTACACGCTGAGCGGCCCCGGGGTCGCCAACGGCGAGGCGTACGTGGCGCGCCTCCCGGGCCGCACCATCGTCACCCAGGAGCACCTCGACACCGCCGAGGAAGGCAACAAGAAGGCGTGGTGGTCGGGTTCGGGCAACGACTACGGCTGCCCGCCCACCGGCGGCCACAACTTCGACATCCACCTGCCCGAGCTGGCCGACCTGCCCGCCGACACGCCGGTCAAGGTGACGATGAAGTCGGGCTGGGACATCGAGTGGGACTTCGACTACGGCTACGTCATGACGACGACCGACGGCGGCCGCACCTTCACATCGCACCCGTCCGACAACGGCACCACCTCGACGTCGAACCCCCACGGCAACTCGTGCCAGGGCGACTACAGCAACGGCATCACCGGCTCCAGCGGGTCGTACAAGGCGGGCACCGAGGAGATCGACCGCGGCTCGGCGACCACGGCGTACCCCTCGATGGAGTTCATCGACGACTCGTTCACGCTGAGCGACGTGGCAGGCAAGGACACCGTCCTGCGCTTCTCCTACACAACCGACGCGGGCTTGGCCCGTCCCGGCTGGTTCGTCGACAACGTCACCGTCACGGCGGGCGACACCGTGCTCTACGAGAACGACTTCGACACCACCGCCGACGACCCGGCTGTCTACAACGGCGGATGCGAAGACGACTTCCGCGTCGTCATCCGCTGTACCCCCGGGTGGACGACAGTGGCGGCGGGCGCGGCCAGCCAGGCCGACCACGCCTACTACTTGGAGATGCGCGACCGCAGCGGCTTCGACTTCGACGCCCGCGGCCAAGCCGACCGGGGCGAGATCACCTGGCTCCCCGGCTTGTCGCTGGCCTACACCGACGAGGCCCGGGGCTACGGCAACGCGGGCTATCCCGACCCGCCGCGCCAATCGGTGCTCGACGCCAACCCCGACCCCCAGAACCGGGCCCCCGACCTCGACGACGCGGCGTTCCGCTTCAACGACGTCAAGGCGTACTCCGACTCCGGCGAGGGCCACGTCGACAACTACCCCGACGACTCCCGCGACGACGGCAACTGGCGCTTCGACTACGACTGCTTGACCTTCGAGATCCTTTCGATGACAGGCGACGACGTCGGCCCGTCGGAGCCTGCGGGCAACCTCACCGGCGACGTTCGCCTCACCAACGGGGAGGGGTGCGGTTCGTTCGACTACGGCTACGGCACGGCGGCGGCCAACACGGCGCCGACGGCCGACGCCCAGGCTCGTCCCACCACCATCGTCGAGGGCGACACGGTCACCCTCGACGCCAGCGGTTCGAGCGACGACAACCAGGCGAGCGAGGAGCTCACCTACCGCTGGGACGTCGACGGCGACGGCACCTACGACGTGAACGGCCGAGAAACACTGCATCGTTACGACGTGGCGGGCACCTACCAGGCAACGGTCGAGGTGCGAGACGCCGAAGGCCTCACCGACACCGACTCGGTGACCATCACGGTGACACCGAGAGGCGACGGCATTCCCGATTGCGCCGAGTGCGACGGGTACTGGCTGGGCGCGGCCGACGGCGGCGTGTTCAGCTTCGGCGACGCCACCTTCTACGGCTCCATGGGCGGCATGGCCCTCAACCAGCCCATCGCCGACATGGTGGCGACGCCCGACGGCGAGGGCTACTGGTTGCTCGGCCAGGACGGCGGCGTGTTCACCTTCGGCAATGCCGGCTTCTTCGGCTCGGGCGCCGGCGAGGAGTTGGCCGGCGGCGCTGTGGGCATCACGCCGACGTCGACGGGGGAGGGCTACTGGATCGCCACCGCGGCCGGTGAAGTGCTCGCCTTCGGCGACGCCGAGTTGCTCGGCTCGTTGGAGGACGTGCCGCTCAACGCCCCGATCACCGGACTCACCGCTACCGCGGACGACGACGGCTATTGGCTCGTGGGCCAGGACGGCGGCGTGTTCACCTTCGGTGAAGCGGGCTTCTACGGCTCGGCAGCAGGCACGCCGCTGGCCCGGCCGGTGCGCGATCTGGCGGCGACCACCGGCGACGGCGGCTACTGGCTCACCGCCGAGGACGGTGGCGTGTTCGCCTACGGCGACGCGCCGTACCGGGGCGGCATGGCAGGGCGCCCGCTCAACGGTCCGGTCGTCTCGCTCGACGGCACCCCGACCGACAACGGGTACTGGCTGGCGGCCACCGACGGCGGCGTGTTCGCCATAGGAGACGCGGGCTTCCGAGGCTCCGCCGCCGGGCTGCCGCTCAACGCTCCCGTCGTAGCCGTCACGGCGCCGTAA